Proteins encoded by one window of Roseibium sp. Sym1:
- the bfr gene encoding bacterioferritin, protein MKGDPRVIEYLNKSLRHELTVVNQFWVHARLLDDWGYGKLAAKELVEADEERAHAQELMDRIIFLEGLPNLQTLDPLRIGQSLKECLEGDLAAEYVARALYKEAREVCRELGDFVTMALFERLLGDEEGHIDFLETQLGLIEQIGIDNYALLQARSADQAE, encoded by the coding sequence ATGAAGGGCGATCCGCGCGTCATTGAATATCTGAACAAGTCGCTGCGTCACGAGTTGACGGTGGTCAACCAGTTCTGGGTCCATGCCCGCCTGCTCGACGACTGGGGCTATGGCAAGCTGGCCGCCAAGGAACTCGTCGAGGCCGACGAGGAGCGCGCGCATGCCCAGGAACTGATGGACCGGATCATTTTCCTGGAAGGCCTGCCGAACCTGCAGACCCTCGATCCCCTGCGTATCGGCCAGTCGCTGAAGGAATGCCTGGAAGGCGATCTGGCGGCCGAATACGTGGCCCGCGCGCTTTACAAGGAAGCCCGTGAAGTCTGCCGGGAGCTCGGAGACTTCGTTACCATGGCACTGTTCGAACGGCTGCTTGGCGACGAGGAAGGCCATATCGACTTCCTGGAAACCCAGCTCGGCCTCATCGAACAGATCGGCATCGACAATTACGCCCTGCTACAGGCAAGGTCTGCAGACCAGGCGGAATAA
- the putA gene encoding bifunctional proline dehydrogenase/L-glutamate gamma-semialdehyde dehydrogenase PutA has translation MTATAAAMTKIDTTDLEPFRAAYAPDDRPLVEALLKEAKGDPVVEKLIDQRARGYIEDMRAVQVGLGGVEDFMREFGLTTREGLAMMVLAEALLRVPDAKTADKLIEDKLAAAKFDDPSGPKSDTWLVSASSWALGVTSRLLHPGDTPQSVLSSLVKRMGMPTVRVATRKAMQLLGHQFVLGETIQKALERARTQEAKGYRYSYDMLGEGARTARDAERYFHSYANAIEAIGKSAGDRKLPDRPGISVKLSALHPRYEAVNGERVRDELLPRLRELVQMAKDRNLNFTVDAEEADRLEISLDVIAALLNDPVTEGWDGFGLAVQAYQKRGVHVIDWLVNAARRTNRKLMVRLVKGAYWDTEIKHAQEGGAENYPVFTRKAATDLSYLCCAKRMLAARDVLYPQFATHNALTVAQIIELSGGKAEGYEFQRLHGMGESLYKSIVERDGFPCRIYAPVGGHKDLLAYLVRRLLENGANSSFVTIVGDANVPTDALLKRPGELLDNGHHAVNRSIPLPSDLYGASRENSDGVEFGWAAERNRLTTGMAKTAAPFTEAGPLGAGLKASGDANPVFAPMDGSTKVGTVRFADKDIARQAIENARKGFESWSRRPVEERAAALEKVGDLLEENRDRLMMILSMEAGKCLTDGIAEIREAVDFCRYYAAEARMQFGEGRLMPGPTGEENRYRHRGRGVFVCISPWNFPLAIFLGQISAALLAGNAVVAKPAEQTPLIAYETARLMYQAGVPEDAFYLLPGEGDVGAALTSHPAVAGVAFTGSTETAWAINGTLATKRGPIVPLIAETGGINAMIVDATALPEQVCDDVMMSAFRSAGQRCSALRLLYVQEDVADSLLTMLEGAARELSLGDPRLPSTDIGPVIDEEARGNILSHVDDMKESQKLRFAGETPQGKLANGSWVAPHIIELDKAEALTREVFGPVLHVVRYKARDLDKVLDQIAGTGYGLTLGVHSRIDATVKKVVDRLSVGNVYVNRNTIGAVVGTQPFGGSGLSGTGPKAGGPSYLTRFALEQVVSINTAAAGGNASLVAASDD, from the coding sequence ATGACTGCAACTGCTGCCGCCATGACGAAGATCGATACAACAGACCTGGAGCCGTTCCGTGCGGCTTATGCCCCCGATGACAGACCGCTTGTCGAAGCCCTTTTGAAAGAGGCCAAGGGCGACCCGGTGGTGGAAAAGCTGATCGACCAGCGCGCCCGCGGCTATATCGAGGACATGCGCGCCGTCCAGGTGGGCCTTGGCGGTGTCGAGGACTTCATGCGCGAATTCGGCCTGACCACGCGTGAAGGCCTTGCCATGATGGTGCTGGCCGAAGCGCTGCTGCGCGTGCCGGATGCCAAGACCGCCGACAAGCTGATCGAGGACAAGTTGGCCGCAGCCAAATTCGACGACCCGTCCGGCCCCAAGTCCGACACCTGGCTCGTCTCCGCCTCTTCCTGGGCGCTCGGCGTGACCTCGCGTCTCCTGCATCCGGGCGACACGCCGCAATCGGTTCTCTCCAGCCTGGTCAAGCGCATGGGCATGCCGACCGTGCGGGTGGCGACCCGCAAGGCGATGCAGTTGCTTGGCCACCAGTTCGTGCTTGGGGAAACCATCCAGAAGGCCCTGGAGCGTGCCAGGACCCAGGAAGCCAAGGGCTACCGCTATTCTTACGACATGCTCGGCGAGGGCGCGCGCACCGCGCGGGACGCGGAGCGCTATTTCCATTCCTATGCCAATGCCATCGAGGCGATCGGCAAGTCCGCCGGCGACAGGAAACTGCCGGACCGTCCGGGCATTTCCGTCAAGCTGTCGGCGCTGCATCCGCGCTACGAGGCCGTCAACGGCGAGCGCGTGCGCGACGAGCTGCTGCCCAGGCTGCGCGAGCTGGTGCAGATGGCCAAGGACCGCAATCTCAATTTCACCGTCGATGCGGAGGAGGCCGATCGTCTCGAGATCTCGCTCGACGTCATCGCGGCCCTGCTCAACGATCCGGTCACCGAAGGCTGGGACGGCTTCGGCCTGGCGGTGCAGGCCTACCAGAAGCGCGGCGTTCACGTGATCGACTGGCTGGTCAACGCGGCCCGCAGGACCAACCGCAAGCTGATGGTGCGCCTCGTCAAGGGCGCTTACTGGGACACGGAAATCAAGCACGCCCAGGAAGGCGGCGCGGAGAACTACCCGGTCTTCACGCGCAAGGCGGCCACCGATCTTTCCTATCTGTGCTGCGCCAAGCGCATGCTGGCCGCGCGCGACGTGCTCTACCCGCAATTCGCGACCCACAATGCCCTGACGGTGGCCCAGATCATCGAGCTTTCCGGCGGCAAGGCCGAGGGCTACGAGTTCCAGCGCCTCCACGGCATGGGCGAGAGCCTCTACAAGTCCATCGTCGAACGCGACGGTTTCCCCTGCCGGATCTATGCGCCGGTCGGCGGCCACAAGGACCTGCTGGCCTATCTGGTCCGCCGTCTCCTGGAAAACGGCGCCAACTCGTCCTTCGTCACCATTGTCGGTGACGCCAATGTTCCGACGGACGCGCTGCTCAAGCGGCCAGGCGAACTGCTCGACAACGGCCATCACGCGGTCAACCGCTCGATCCCGCTGCCGAGCGACCTTTATGGCGCGAGCCGTGAAAACTCCGACGGTGTCGAGTTCGGCTGGGCCGCGGAACGCAACCGGCTCACAACCGGCATGGCAAAAACCGCTGCGCCGTTCACCGAGGCGGGACCACTCGGTGCCGGCCTGAAGGCCTCCGGTGATGCCAACCCGGTCTTCGCGCCGATGGACGGCAGCACGAAAGTCGGCACGGTGCGCTTCGCAGACAAGGACATCGCGCGCCAGGCGATCGAGAATGCCCGCAAGGGGTTCGAGAGCTGGTCGCGCCGGCCGGTGGAGGAGCGCGCCGCTGCTCTGGAGAAGGTCGGTGACCTCCTGGAGGAAAACCGCGACCGGCTGATGATGATCCTGTCCATGGAAGCGGGCAAATGCCTGACGGACGGCATCGCCGAAATCCGCGAGGCGGTCGATTTCTGCCGCTACTACGCCGCCGAGGCGCGCATGCAGTTCGGCGAAGGCCGGCTGATGCCCGGGCCGACGGGCGAGGAAAACCGCTATCGCCATCGCGGCCGTGGTGTCTTCGTCTGCATCTCGCCCTGGAACTTCCCGCTGGCGATCTTCCTCGGCCAGATCAGTGCCGCGCTGCTGGCAGGCAATGCGGTTGTCGCCAAACCGGCGGAACAGACCCCGCTGATCGCCTATGAGACCGCGAGGCTGATGTACCAGGCCGGGGTTCCGGAAGACGCCTTTTACCTGCTTCCGGGCGAGGGTGATGTCGGCGCGGCGCTGACCTCGCATCCGGCCGTCGCGGGCGTGGCCTTCACCGGTTCCACCGAAACCGCCTGGGCGATCAATGGCACGCTGGCCACCAAGCGCGGCCCGATCGTGCCGCTGATCGCCGAAACCGGCGGCATCAATGCCATGATCGTCGATGCGACGGCCCTGCCCGAGCAGGTCTGCGACGACGTGATGATGTCGGCCTTCCGCTCGGCAGGCCAGCGCTGCTCGGCCCTGCGCCTGCTCTACGTCCAGGAGGATGTCGCCGACAGCCTGCTGACCATGCTCGAAGGCGCCGCCAGGGAACTGAGCCTGGGCGACCCGCGTTTGCCGTCAACGGACATCGGCCCGGTGATCGACGAGGAGGCGCGCGGCAACATTCTCTCCCATGTCGACGACATGAAGGAAAGCCAGAAACTGCGCTTTGCAGGCGAGACCCCGCAGGGCAAGCTCGCCAACGGCTCCTGGGTCGCGCCGCATATCATCGAGCTGGACAAGGCCGAGGCCCTGACCCGCGAGGTGTTCGGTCCGGTGCTGCATGTGGTGCGGTACAAGGCAAGGGATCTCGACAAGGTGCTCGACCAGATTGCCGGCACCGGCTACGGCCTGACCCTCGGGGTGCACAGCCGCATCGACGCGACGGTGAAGAAGGTCGTCGACCGGCTTTCGGTCGGCAACGTCTATGTCAACCGCAACACCATCGGCGCGGTGGTCGGCACCCAGCCCTTCGGCGGCTCCGGCCTCTCCGGCACCGGCCCGAAGGCCGGCGGCCCGTCCTACCTGACCCGGTTCGCGCTGGAGCAGGTCGTCTCGATCAACACGGCCGCGGCCGGCGGCAACGCCAGCCTGGTGGCCGCGTCCGACGATTGA
- a CDS encoding ABC transporter permease produces MTSRRARFPEIPTVLVAALLAGPVLAGLAGTVLPAFGYLPVLGYDSFSLAPFKDLFAVPGLAVSAKLSFATGLSASLLSLAIVLVFTAGWSGTATFRRLTRFVSPLLSVPHAAAAIGLAFLIAPSGFLVRAVSPWATGWTRPPDVLILNDPLGLAMTFGLVAKEVPFLFLMTLAALNRPHIRDAYRAGASLGYGRMATFFKIVLPQIYPLIRLPMLAVIAYATSVVDVAVILGPTTPAPLAPRLVTWMSDPDLSRRLMASAGALLQLGLTTGALLCYLVLERLARSVLLRGLSSGQRRRRDGPGRIAGLVLMVAVIAVMVLSLMLLGLWSTTRSWWFPAVLPQSWDLTRLADTVTMGAPALWATLALAAAAAGLATGLTLWLLEARDQSGRRAGNKLKVLVFLPLLLPQIGFLFGLQMLFLRIGLSGSFSAVLLAHLVFVFPYAVLSLSDPWSRLDPRYAKAAAAIGASRMRIFWQIRLPLLLRPVLVTLAVAAAVSVGQYLPTLMIGAGRIVTITSESVALASGGNRPAAALYALMQLLIPLAGFVLAALVPAVLHRNRAAMRLERR; encoded by the coding sequence TTGACCTCCCGCCGGGCCCGATTTCCGGAAATCCCTACCGTTCTTGTCGCGGCCTTGCTGGCGGGGCCGGTTCTGGCCGGGCTAGCCGGCACGGTGCTGCCGGCCTTCGGTTATCTGCCGGTACTTGGGTATGACAGCTTCTCGCTTGCCCCGTTCAAGGACCTGTTCGCGGTCCCCGGGCTGGCGGTGTCCGCAAAGCTCAGCTTCGCCACCGGTCTGTCCGCCTCGCTGCTGTCGCTTGCCATCGTTCTGGTGTTCACCGCCGGCTGGTCCGGAACCGCGACATTCCGGCGCCTGACCCGATTTGTGTCCCCGCTCCTCTCGGTGCCTCACGCCGCGGCGGCCATCGGCCTGGCCTTCCTGATCGCCCCGTCCGGGTTCCTTGTCCGGGCGGTGTCGCCCTGGGCAACGGGCTGGACGCGGCCGCCGGATGTCCTGATACTGAACGACCCGCTTGGCCTGGCGATGACCTTCGGCCTCGTCGCAAAGGAAGTCCCGTTTCTCTTCCTGATGACCCTCGCCGCGCTCAATCGTCCGCATATCCGCGACGCCTACAGGGCCGGCGCCAGCCTCGGCTACGGCCGCATGGCCACCTTCTTCAAGATCGTGCTGCCGCAGATCTATCCGCTGATCCGCCTGCCCATGCTGGCCGTGATCGCCTATGCGACGTCCGTCGTCGATGTTGCGGTCATTCTCGGCCCGACAACGCCGGCGCCGCTCGCTCCCAGGCTGGTCACCTGGATGAGCGATCCGGACCTGTCCAGACGGTTGATGGCCTCGGCCGGAGCGCTGCTGCAACTCGGCCTGACGACAGGCGCCTTGCTGTGCTACCTGGTTCTGGAGCGGCTCGCCCGCTCAGTCCTGCTCCGCGGGCTTTCCAGCGGCCAACGCCGTCGCCGGGACGGACCGGGCCGGATCGCCGGTCTGGTGCTGATGGTTGCCGTGATTGCCGTGATGGTGCTGTCCCTGATGCTGCTCGGGCTCTGGTCCACGACAAGGTCCTGGTGGTTTCCCGCGGTGCTGCCGCAAAGCTGGGACCTCACGCGCCTGGCGGACACGGTCACGATGGGCGCACCGGCACTTTGGGCGACGCTCGCCCTCGCGGCAGCCGCCGCGGGTCTTGCCACGGGACTGACCCTGTGGCTCCTGGAGGCGCGCGACCAGAGTGGCCGGAGGGCCGGAAACAAGCTGAAAGTGCTTGTATTCCTGCCGCTGCTTCTGCCCCAGATCGGTTTCCTGTTCGGGCTGCAGATGCTGTTTCTGCGCATCGGGTTGAGCGGAAGTTTTTCAGCCGTGCTGCTTGCGCATCTCGTGTTCGTGTTTCCCTATGCCGTTCTTTCCCTCAGCGATCCGTGGTCCCGGCTCGACCCGCGCTATGCCAAGGCCGCCGCCGCCATCGGAGCGTCCCGCATGCGCATCTTCTGGCAGATCCGTCTGCCCCTGCTGCTCAGGCCCGTTCTGGTCACCCTTGCGGTCGCGGCAGCCGTTTCCGTCGGCCAGTATCTGCCGACGCTGATGATCGGCGCGGGCCGGATCGTCACCATAACCTCGGAAAGCGTGGCGCTGGCGAGCGGCGGCAATCGGCCGGCGGCGGCACTTTATGCGCTGATGCAGCTTCTGATTCCGCTTGCCGGTTTTGTGTTGGCAGCCCTTGTGCCAGCCGTCCTGCACCGCAACCGTGCCGCCATGCGGCTGGAGAGAAGATGA
- a CDS encoding ABC transporter substrate-binding protein — protein sequence MTRLFAATLCLLGTLLLPQNGMAQDLDPAETQEWQRVLEEARGQTLYFHAWGGEPRINAYIGWAAREVEGDFGVRVIHVKVSDTATVVSQVLAEKSVGKGSGGAVDLIWINGENFAAMKNQGLLAEAGWAETLPNWRYVDVENKPTVTVDFTVPTDGQESPWGMAKLVFMYDSARLDTPPATLDGLLAYAKANPGRFAYPQPPNFYGTTFLKQILVGTIEDRDLLSEPVENADFDALTKPLFAYLDELHGSLWRKGAAFPKNAAHMRQLLADGELDIAFSFNPGDASGAIANGELPPSVRTFVLDGGTIGNTHFVAIPFNSSNKAAAKVFADFLLTPIAQTRKQDPEVWGDPTVLNVAALPANEKALFEALDLGPATLTPEELGPVLPEPHPSWVAALEEAWLKRYGVE from the coding sequence ATGACACGACTTTTCGCAGCCACGCTTTGCCTCCTGGGAACGCTGCTCCTGCCCCAGAACGGCATGGCACAGGATCTCGACCCGGCGGAGACGCAGGAGTGGCAGCGCGTGCTCGAGGAGGCCAGGGGCCAGACCCTCTATTTTCATGCCTGGGGCGGCGAGCCACGCATCAATGCCTATATCGGCTGGGCCGCGCGGGAAGTGGAAGGCGATTTCGGCGTCCGTGTCATCCACGTCAAGGTCAGTGACACCGCGACGGTTGTCTCCCAGGTGCTGGCGGAGAAATCCGTCGGCAAGGGGTCGGGCGGCGCGGTCGATCTCATCTGGATCAACGGCGAGAACTTCGCGGCGATGAAAAACCAGGGCCTGCTCGCCGAGGCGGGCTGGGCCGAGACCCTGCCGAACTGGCGCTATGTCGACGTGGAAAACAAGCCCACCGTGACTGTTGATTTCACGGTGCCGACAGATGGCCAGGAGAGCCCCTGGGGCATGGCCAAGCTGGTGTTCATGTATGACAGCGCCCGCCTCGATACGCCTCCGGCTACGCTCGACGGCCTGCTTGCCTATGCGAAGGCCAATCCGGGCCGTTTTGCCTACCCGCAGCCGCCCAATTTCTACGGCACGACCTTCCTCAAGCAGATTCTAGTCGGCACGATCGAGGACAGGGATCTCCTGTCCGAACCGGTAGAGAACGCCGACTTCGACGCGTTGACGAAGCCGCTGTTCGCCTATCTGGACGAACTGCATGGCTCCCTGTGGCGGAAGGGGGCGGCCTTTCCGAAGAACGCTGCCCACATGCGCCAGCTCCTGGCCGACGGCGAGCTGGACATCGCCTTTTCATTCAATCCCGGCGACGCCTCCGGTGCGATTGCCAATGGCGAGCTGCCGCCCAGCGTGCGCACCTTCGTGCTCGACGGCGGCACGATCGGCAACACCCATTTTGTCGCCATTCCCTTCAACAGCTCCAACAAGGCCGCCGCCAAGGTATTCGCTGATTTCCTGCTGACCCCGATAGCCCAGACCCGCAAGCAGGATCCCGAAGTCTGGGGCGACCCGACCGTGCTCAACGTCGCCGCATTGCCGGCCAATGAAAAGGCCTTGTTCGAGGCTCTGGACCTTGGTCCGGCGACGCTTACACCGGAGGAACTCGGTCCGGTGTTGCCCGAACCGCATCCCAGCTGGGTGGCCGCGCTTGAAGAAGCCTGGCTGAAACGCTACGGCGTGGAATGA
- a CDS encoding YkvA family protein: MWKDLKTWAQTLKRDTIALYLAVRDPRTPWYAKAIAAVVVAYALSPIDLIPDFIPVLGYLDDILLVPIGLWIAICLVPGEVLEDCRTRARRLVERPTSRTAAFFVVFLWAAMAALAGWIILRPAVLSLQT, translated from the coding sequence ATGTGGAAAGACCTCAAAACATGGGCGCAGACCCTGAAGCGGGACACCATCGCCCTCTATCTCGCCGTCCGCGATCCGCGAACACCCTGGTATGCAAAGGCCATCGCGGCTGTCGTCGTGGCCTACGCGCTCTCTCCCATCGATCTCATTCCGGATTTCATTCCCGTCCTTGGCTATCTCGACGACATCCTGCTTGTCCCGATCGGTCTGTGGATTGCCATTTGCCTCGTTCCCGGTGAGGTGCTTGAGGATTGCAGGACACGTGCGCGGCGGCTCGTCGAGCGGCCGACCAGCAGGACAGCCGCTTTCTTTGTCGTGTTCCTTTGGGCCGCAATGGCAGCTCTGGCGGGCTGGATAATTCTGCGGCCGGCTGTGCTATCCCTTCAAACCTGA
- a CDS encoding Lrp/AsnC ligand binding domain-containing protein yields MLDAIDRRILKVLQQDGRITNTDLAERISLSATATAERMKRLVREGYIEHFSASLDPKKVERGLLVFVEIRLERTSPEIFDAFKVAVERSSDIMECHMVAGGFDYLMKSRVKDMEAYRAFLSDVVLALPGVRETHTYAVMEEIKDTHILPV; encoded by the coding sequence ATGCTTGATGCGATAGACCGGCGTATTCTGAAGGTTCTCCAGCAGGATGGCCGCATCACCAACACCGATCTCGCCGAACGGATCAGCCTTTCGGCGACCGCAACGGCCGAACGAATGAAGCGTCTGGTGCGCGAAGGTTACATCGAGCACTTCTCCGCCAGCCTCGATCCGAAGAAGGTCGAGCGTGGCCTGCTGGTGTTTGTCGAGATCCGGCTTGAGCGCACATCGCCGGAGATCTTCGATGCCTTCAAGGTCGCGGTGGAGCGTTCCTCCGACATCATGGAATGCCATATGGTCGCCGGCGGGTTCGACTACCTGATGAAAAGCCGGGTCAAGGACATGGAAGCCTATCGCGCGTTTCTCTCCGATGTGGTGCTGGCGCTGCCCGGCGTGCGCGAGACCCATACCTACGCGGTCATGGAGGAAATCAAGGACACGCATATCCTGCCGGTCTAG
- a CDS encoding ATP-binding cassette domain-containing protein, protein MTALSTPGAGSGLVLEDVALSLEGRLLLRIDCRIAAGSVLTIMGESGSGKSSLLDFIAGFLRPDFKASGRVLLDGKDLTGLAAQDRHIGLMFQTPLLFPHMSVQQNLMFAIPPGIRKRSLRREMAELALADAGLAGFGGRDPTTLSGGQQTRVALMRTLLADPQALLLDEPFSSLDKARRADIRAQVFEAARQKGLPVLLVTHDEDDAEAAGGEVHRLNGSSGTV, encoded by the coding sequence ATGACCGCCTTGTCCACACCCGGCGCCGGGTCCGGCCTTGTTCTTGAAGACGTTGCCCTTAGCCTCGAGGGCAGGCTGCTGCTCAGGATCGACTGCCGGATCGCGGCAGGCTCCGTGCTTACGATTATGGGCGAGAGCGGCAGCGGCAAATCGAGCCTTCTGGATTTCATCGCCGGTTTCCTGCGCCCGGACTTCAAAGCTTCGGGCCGGGTTCTGCTGGACGGCAAGGACTTGACGGGTCTTGCGGCGCAGGACCGGCATATCGGCCTGATGTTTCAGACGCCGCTCCTGTTTCCGCACATGTCGGTGCAGCAAAACCTGATGTTCGCAATCCCGCCCGGCATCCGCAAGCGGTCCCTCAGGCGCGAGATGGCGGAACTGGCGCTTGCCGATGCGGGCCTTGCCGGCTTCGGCGGCCGCGATCCGACGACCCTGTCCGGCGGTCAGCAGACCCGCGTCGCGCTGATGCGAACCCTGCTTGCCGACCCGCAGGCGCTGCTGCTGGACGAACCGTTTTCCAGCCTGGACAAGGCCCGGAGGGCGGACATCCGTGCACAGGTCTTCGAAGCGGCGCGGCAAAAGGGTCTGCCGGTGCTGCTTGTGACCCATGATGAAGACGATGCCGAGGCGGCCGGTGGCGAGGTTCACCGCCTGAACGGCAGCAGCGGAACAGTTTGA
- a CDS encoding SDR family NAD(P)-dependent oxidoreductase yields the protein MNGKPHTDDRPTLVLTGASRGIGHATVKRFSAEGWRVITCSRQAFSDKCPWPMGPEDHIQVDLSDPENLGFATQEIRKRLEVNGSKLNALVNNAGISPKGAEGARLDSLTTPMHEWRTVFQVNFFAPILLGRGLFKELKNAGGSVVNVTSIAGMRVHPFAGTAYATSKAALASLTREMAADFGPHGIRVNAIAPGEIDTSILSPGTEDMIEDIPLRRLGLPGEVADTIYYLCSDKSSYVSGAEIHINGGQHV from the coding sequence ATGAACGGCAAGCCTCATACGGATGACCGTCCCACACTCGTGCTGACCGGCGCAAGCCGCGGCATCGGCCATGCGACGGTCAAGCGGTTTTCCGCCGAAGGCTGGCGGGTGATCACCTGCTCCCGGCAGGCGTTCTCCGACAAATGCCCGTGGCCGATGGGACCGGAGGATCATATCCAGGTCGATCTGTCCGATCCGGAAAACCTCGGCTTTGCGACTCAGGAGATCCGCAAGCGGCTGGAGGTGAACGGCTCGAAGCTGAACGCGCTGGTCAACAATGCCGGTATCAGCCCCAAGGGCGCGGAAGGTGCGCGCCTCGACTCACTGACCACGCCCATGCATGAGTGGCGCACGGTCTTCCAGGTGAATTTCTTCGCGCCGATCCTGCTTGGCCGTGGTCTGTTCAAGGAACTGAAAAACGCCGGCGGCTCGGTGGTCAATGTCACCTCGATCGCGGGCATGCGGGTACATCCCTTCGCAGGCACGGCCTACGCAACCTCAAAGGCGGCGCTGGCCTCCCTGACTCGCGAAATGGCCGCCGATTTCGGACCGCACGGCATTCGCGTCAACGCCATTGCCCCGGGTGAAATCGATACCTCGATCCTGTCGCCGGGAACGGAAGACATGATCGAGGACATCCCGCTGCGCCGCCTGGGCCTGCCGGGCGAGGTCGCCGATACGATCTACTATCTGTGTTCGGACAAATCCTCCTATGTCAGCGGAGCCGAGATCCACATCAATGGCGGGCAACACGTCTAG
- a CDS encoding (2Fe-2S)-binding protein, translating to MIICSCNVLSDKQLREAAEEMRADPNGKVPTPGAVFRHLGCRPRCGGCFPAVIDIIHEKSSEETGNAKPVDMPRKRATGR from the coding sequence ATGATCATTTGCTCCTGTAACGTTCTGTCTGACAAGCAGCTCCGCGAGGCGGCGGAGGAAATGCGCGCGGACCCGAACGGCAAGGTGCCCACACCGGGCGCGGTGTTCCGTCATCTGGGCTGCCGGCCGCGCTGCGGGGGATGTTTTCCGGCGGTGATTGACATCATTCACGAAAAAAGCTCTGAAGAAACAGGAAATGCGAAACCGGTCGACATGCCCCGAAAACGGGCCACCGGACGGTAA